The Phormidium yuhuli AB48 DNA window TGCTATCGGCTATATCGAACAACATGGCAATCGAGTTTATATTCTCAATGTTTATGCCATCAATGAATCTTACGATATTTATCTAGACGATAGCCGCCTGATTGTCGGCAGCTATCAGGTCGAGCGCAACCCTTAACTCAGCCTGAGGAGGGACTCCAGACGGAGTTGGGAGTCTAGGGGGTCTAACTGGCGCGATGGATTGGATTGAGGGAGTTAACGGGAAGGATGGGATCTAAGGCCATCTCGCAGGGGTGGGTGTAGGCCATGGCGTCTTGACTGTCAGCGATGCTGGCGGCCCGGAGTTCTTCCCGGAGTTCCGGCATCACAGCGATGGCCCGAGTCCAGTCGGGAATTTGCGCTCCGGCCGGGTTGAGGAAATACTCTTCTCCGGCTTCTAGGATGAGCTTGTCAAAGATTTCGACGATGTTTTCTTCGGCATGGCGATCGTAGGGGAGATTGTTAAAGAGGGCATCGACGAAATACTGACGGGTGTAATCTTGGGCTTCGCGCCGAAATTTAACTCGCAAGGCCCGAATGTGATCCATGGAAATGATCACTCGCTCAGTTTCGGTCAGGGTTCTCAAGACCGATTGCAGGATATCTCGACACATTTTTTGCAGTCCATGTTGACTTGATTCCCCCAGGGACTGATGTTTGTGGTCAAAAATACCTAAATCCACTTGAGCAATGCGCTTTTCGGCGACATTACGATAGACTTCGGCCAGCATTCCAATCTCTAGGCCCCAGTTTCCAGGAATGCGGGTGGTCATAGCTAAATCGCTGGTGAGGGCGAATTCTCCGGAGAGGGGATAACGATAGGAACTGAGATATCGCAGATAGTTCTGATAGCCAAAAATTTCGATGAGTGCCGTCAGGAGGGGTGTGACAAATAACCGTGCAACTCGTCCGTTGAGACTGCGGCGATCGCTACTGAGCCGGGCATAGTAGGCTTTATTGAAAGCAATGCCGCATTCTTTTTCCAGCAGGGGAAAGAGAAGTTTTAGGGGATAGGAACGATCATAGGTAATAATATCAGCGTCATGAAGGGCGATCGCATCGGCTTCCAGGGCGGCCACACCCAGTCCGAGCCAAACGGCTTTCCCTTTGCCTTTAAAACGGGTCAGATCTAAACCGCGATCGCCCAAGCGTTCTAAAATCCCTTGAATTCGCGGACCGTTTTCCCAAATGACTAGAGTTTTTTGGGGAAGAGACCGGAAAAACTCAACGGCTTTTGCATATTGATCTAAGTTTTTGGCATAAACGGAAAGAATGACCGTTTTAACGAAGTGACATTCCCGCAGATGGTTGCGAATATGAGCCAAGGCCGGCCGTTCAAGTTCTTCGTAGAGGGCAGGAATTAAAACAGCGGTGGGGAACTGTTCACTCAATTGGGTGGCTCGTGTTTCTAAAAATTCTAGATTACAGCCAAAATCATGAATCGTTGTGATGAGTTCCTGCTTATAATCCATATCACCAGTTCCTGATCGGGTATCTCTTAGGCAAATTATGAAATAAATCTAAAAATTTCGCTGTGAGCGATGATACAGAACCACGAGAGACTTTGGCTGGGTCTGAGGGTCCGGTATGCTCAGCGGCAGGGACCGTCAGGTCAAGACTCGACCATCAACCGCTGAGGCATGGGCAGGGACCGCCGTTTGAGATGGGGAACTAGATTGAAACGTTGGCTTAAGTCAACAACCACGTGAGGGTCGTTGGTATAGAGTCCAACTTCGGGGGTATTGGTGGCAGCATGACAAAGGAGATGATGGCCACCGAGGAGGGCCCAGTCGCGATCGCAAACGATAATACGCTCGGACGTCCCCAACAACTTTAGGGTTAGGCGTTTGTGGCATTTTTTGAGTTCTAAGAGTTGGGGCAACAGACGATAGTAACCCTGGGGATCTCGTTCCGGTTGATAGCGCCAGCCTCCGTCCTTGAGCGCAATGGGGCGATGGGTATCCCGGGCCCGTCCCACATCCCCCCGACGGCCCCAGCCAAAACTGACAAAGACCTGTTGTGACAGAAGGGCATCAATCGCTTCTAGGAGGGCCTGAGAACGTCCTGGATTGAGTTCTAACCAAGGGGTGACGATGAGGACATGTTCTTTGCCTTGGTTTAAGGCCTGGAAGATATAATCCGAGGCATCTTCCGCTACCACTTGGTAGCGGTAGGGTAAGGCGGATTCAAGGCGGCGATCAATTTCCGAAAGCCAATGTTGGGCGGTATGGGTGCGCAGATGGGTGACCGCCTCGGTGAGTTGTTGCACCTGGGGGGAGAGGAGGGAGTGGTGCTGTTGAAGCTGATTCAGTTCACCCTGAACTTGCTGCTGCTGCTGTTGTAAGGGGGCGATCGCCTCCTGGGTGATCTGCTGTGCGACTCGCTGAGCGCTCGGTTCTACATCACGGCGCAGGGTATCGAGTTCTGTGCGTAGGCGATCGATAGACGTGTTGGTATGGTGGCTGAGGTTATACACCCCTTGACGGAGAATGGCGAAGGCCTCTTTTATTTTTTCGCGATCATCCTCCATATCTTCGACCAGGTTCGTTTGTTGCCCTTGCAGTTCTACGGTGGCTTGGCTTAAACGCCTTAGACAGGCTTCAATTTCGATGATGCGCTCGGCCAAGGGCAAGCTTTCAAAGGAATCCTGAATCGTCTGGAGTTCGCTGCGCAGTTCCTGGGTTCGTTGTTGGGATAACACCCCCCGAGCCCGTGTCTGTTGCAAACGACGCGAGCGGTTAATGATATTAAAGGAAAGGGCAAAAACCGGAGGAACGATAGCCAGAGCGATTTGCTGAAAGATAATCGCCGTGGCGACACCCCCTCCACACGCAATAATGGAGAAGGTTTCAGCCGCTTCAGTCCAGGGCGCTTTTCGGGATACTGGCCTGTTCGCAACAGGTTGAGGTGAGGTTTCGGACGCTGGATTCTCAGACTGAGAGAACGGGTTGAACGATGCCATATTGCCTCGGGGAAAACCGCACCGTATTATAGCAAGAGGTAAGGGGCAAGGGGCAAGGGGTTATGGGCAAGTCGGTCATCGACGGGGGAGCGTTTAGGGGCTTTGGTTGAAATCTGTGGCTGTGGCAAAACACACCCGATTGCGCCCTTTGTTTTTGGCTCGGTAGAGGGCGGCATCGGCGGCGGCGATGAGTAACTGGGGACTGGCTTCGGGGAAGGGGATTTGAGTGGCCACGCCGACGCTCACGGTGATGTCATGATGGGTGAACTCCGGATCCTGGACGGGTAGATCCAGGATGGGGGTCCGGGCAATGCGCGATCGCACCTGCTCGGCCAGGAAATTGGCCCCAGATTCACTGGTTTCCGGTAGGATAATGGCAAATTCTTCCCCCCCGTAACGGGCTACTAAGTCGGTGGCTCGTTGCATGAGGTTTTTTAGGGTTTGGGCGACCTGTTGTAAACACTGATCACCGGCGAGATGACCATAGGTGTCATTGTATTGTTTGAAAAAGTCAATATCGAACAGAATTAGGGATAGGGGGGCCGGCGATCGCAACAGCCGTTTCCATTCCTGGTCTAAATACTCATCAAACCGTCGACGGTTGGCGATTTGAGTCAGTCCGTCTTGGGTGGCCAGTTCGCTCAATTCCCGATTAGCAATTTGGACTTTTTGGTA harbors:
- a CDS encoding glucosyl-3-phosphoglycerate synthase encodes the protein MDYKQELITTIHDFGCNLEFLETRATQLSEQFPTAVLIPALYEELERPALAHIRNHLRECHFVKTVILSVYAKNLDQYAKAVEFFRSLPQKTLVIWENGPRIQGILERLGDRGLDLTRFKGKGKAVWLGLGVAALEADAIALHDADIITYDRSYPLKLLFPLLEKECGIAFNKAYYARLSSDRRSLNGRVARLFVTPLLTALIEIFGYQNYLRYLSSYRYPLSGEFALTSDLAMTTRIPGNWGLEIGMLAEVYRNVAEKRIAQVDLGIFDHKHQSLGESSQHGLQKMCRDILQSVLRTLTETERVIISMDHIRALRVKFRREAQDYTRQYFVDALFNNLPYDRHAEENIVEIFDKLILEAGEEYFLNPAGAQIPDWTRAIAVMPELREELRAASIADSQDAMAYTHPCEMALDPILPVNSLNPIHRAS